The DNA window AGAACGCACTGTGCCGCCCGCCCTCGTCCTTGCTCAGGACGTACACGCTGGCCTCGAACTTGGTGTGCGGCTTGATGCTGCCGGGCTTGGCGAGCACCTGACCCCGCTCCACGTCGTCGCGCGCGACGCCGCGCAGCAGCACGCCCACGTTGTCCCCCGCCATCCCGCTGTCCAGCAGCTTGCGGTGCATCTCGATCCCGGTCACGGTGGTCTTCTTGGTGTCCCGCAGCCCGATGATCTCCACCTCATCCTGGACCTTGACGACGCCACGCTCGACGCGGCCCGTGGCAACAGTGCCACGGCCCGTGATGGTGAACACGTCCTCGACGGGCATCAAAAAGGTCTTGTCGGTGTCCCGCTCGGGGGTGGGGATGTAGCTGTCCACCGCGTCGAGCAGTTCCCAGATGTTGTCGACCCACTTGTTCTCGCCGCGCGCGGTCTTGGGGTTGGCCTGCAGCGCCTCCAGTGCCTGCAGGGCGCTGCCCTTGATCACGGGCAGGTCGTCGCCGGGGAACTCGTACTTGCCCAGCAACTCGCGCACTTCCATCTCGACGAGTTCGAGCAGTTCCTCGTCGTCCACCATGTCCACCTTGTTCATGAACACGACGATGT is part of the Deinococcus sp. YIM 134068 genome and encodes:
- the tuf gene encoding elongation factor Tu; the encoded protein is HYSHVDCPGHADYVKNMITGAAQMDGAILVVSSADGPMPQTREHILLARQVGVPYIVVFMNKVDMVDDEELLELVEMEVRELLGKYEFPGDDLPVIKGSALQALEALQANPKTARGENKWVDNIWELLDAVDSYIPTPERDTDKTFLMPVEDVFTITGRGTVATGRVERGVVKVQDEVEIIGLRDTKKTTVTGIEMHRKLLDSGMAGDNVGVLLRGVARDDVERGQVLAKPGSIKPHTKFEASVYVLSKDEGGRHSAFFGGYRPQFYFRTTDVTGVVELAEGVEMVMPGDNVTFTVELIKPIAMEEGLRFAIREGG